The Candidatus Methylomirabilota bacterium genomic interval GCGTCTGGAAGCTCCGCAGGGTCAGGGGCCGCATCCGTTGGCTGAAACCCGGTTCCACCATCGGCCCATGAAAGGTGATCAGTCCTGCATGTTGGGTGAGTGCCAGATGGAGAGCGGTCGCGTCGCTGGAACCGAGAAAGACCTTGGGATACTGCCGAATCAGATCCAGGTCGAGGTAGGGGAGGAGTCGTCCTGCCCCGTACCCTCCCCGGGCGCAGAAGATTCCTTTCACCTCCTTCCGGAGAAACATCTCCTGCAGCGCCGCTGCCCGGTCCTTATCGGCTCCGGCCAGGAAACCCCATCGGTCGTATAGGTGCGGGGCCTCGAGCACCCGTAAACCCATCCGTTCTAGCGAGCGGAGACCTTGCCTGAGGCGGCCCCGAACCACCGGACTGGAGGGGGCCACCACCGCGACAACATCACCCGACCGGAGAGGCCTTGGCCGCTTCTTCACGATCGCCTCCGGAATTCCACCAACCCACTTCTCATACCGGGAGGCCTCCTTCAAGTCAAGGGATCAGCCCATTCCTGGACGGACGATGTGACGGCCAGTGCGGATGGTGGTCACATGAATGGCGACTGTGTCGGCAGTCCTTCGCGCATAGCCCCCTGCCAAAACCACCGCCACCGGAACCCGCCGGCGTTTTGCCTCCTGAAAGACGATCTGGTCCCGTCGCTCGATACCTTCAAACGTGAGCGCCAGTTCCCCCTCCTGATCATCATGATACGGGTCTGCCCCCGCCACATAAACCAAGAGATGCGGCCGAAAGATCTCGAGGGCCGGGAGAAAGTGTCGAGAAAACTCCTCAAGGTATTGTTCGTCTCCCACCCCCGTCTCCAGCCCGATGTCCAGGTCACTCTGTTGCTTCACTTCGGGATAGAGATCCTCCTGATGAACGGAACAGGTAAAGACCGTGGGGTCCTCTCGAAAGATGAAGGCCGTCCCGTCCCCCTGGTGGACGTCGCAGTCGACCACCATGGCCTTGACAATCCGCCCTTCCTCCTTCAGCTTTCGGATGGCAATAGCACAGTCATTGAAGAGGCAGTATCCCGCGCCGTGATCCGGATAGGCATGGTGACCTCCCCCCCCGATGTGGATGCCCAGCTTCGTCTCCAGGGCGTATCGGGCGGCCCGGATTGTTCCCTCGACTCCGATCCAGGCCGCCTCCACGAGCTCCTTCGAGTACGGCAGATCCAACACTGCTAACTCATCGGTGGTGAGCCTTCCCCGCCGCACCTTGTCGATGTAGGCCGGTGTGTGAACTAACGAGATGTCTTCATCAACGGCTGGGGGGGGCTCCTCGATATCCCGAGGTTTGGCAATGCCGAGCTCGATGAGTTTCTCCTTAATTAACCGGAACTTGACCGTCGGGAGGATATGCTCTCCCAGGTCTACTTCGTACTTTGGGGAATAGAACATTTTCATGGCCGCTCGTCGTCTTCATACTTAAAGCGAACGCCACCGGGATGATAATCTCTTTCAAGGTCGTTTTCCAGAAGGAATCCGCTCTTTCTCGAGTCGGGATAGAGCCCGAAAGTTATTGACGCCTCCCGCAGTCTTCACTACCGTGCGTGCCAAGGGTACAGAGTATGAAAAGGCCCTATAAAGACGGTTGGAGTAAGGGTAGGACTATAGCAGTGCTGGTGCTGGCGGTGACACTCGTTGCGGGAGGGTGTTCCGGCAGTACCGTAAGTAGTGGTCCGGTCCGCACCCAAGGGGTGGTCACTGGGAAACACGAGCTCGCCCCAAAAGGGAACCCCAAGGCGAAACCCCGCTACTTCCTCTGGGTGAAGACCGAAGACGGGCTCACCTATATCGAGGTGACGAAAGAAATGTTTCGCCGAGTAAAGAAAGGCGACCAGGTCTGCGTTTACTGTGATTCCGAGGGTCCGTGATTCGTTTCCCCCATGCGGGGGTCGCACGTGCAGAGATGGAGTCGGGGCAAGGCCTCACGCCGGTTCTGCCGCCTTGAAGGCCAGGTCCTCAACCTCGAGGGCCTACTCCTTGACGCACCGACCCCAAAGCGTGAATAAGGGATGATCTTTATGGAGCTTGCTTCTGCCCATCGCGCCAAGAGTACGCAGGGGACGGAACAGCTGGCAAGAAAAATAGGGAGAGGTTAGTGGGCGGAGATGGCGATGATGAGGACCCCGTTCTGATGGGGCGGGCCACCAAGGAGAATCGGGGG includes:
- a CDS encoding histone deacetylase, producing MKMFYSPKYEVDLGEHILPTVKFRLIKEKLIELGIAKPRDIEEPPPAVDEDISLVHTPAYIDKVRRGRLTTDELAVLDLPYSKELVEAAWIGVEGTIRAARYALETKLGIHIGGGGHHAYPDHGAGYCLFNDCAIAIRKLKEEGRIVKAMVVDCDVHQGDGTAFIFREDPTVFTCSVHQEDLYPEVKQQSDLDIGLETGVGDEQYLEEFSRHFLPALEIFRPHLLVYVAGADPYHDDQEGELALTFEGIERRDQIVFQEAKRRRVPVAVVLAGGYARRTADTVAIHVTTIRTGRHIVRPGMG